In Glycine soja cultivar W05 chromosome 10, ASM419377v2, whole genome shotgun sequence, the genomic stretch GGCCTTAAAGTCGGACGAATTCATACGATTTATTTCCATTTGGGAATTAATCCAAAATCTACCCACATttgataaattcaaaaaaataaatgattcccTTTTAGTTAAAAGGCCTTCATATCTGAGGTGAGCTTGCTAGTAAAATACACAGATAAAAGTGAATTAATCATATCTAAAagtaaacattaataaaaaaaagaaaaaaaaagtagtaattggcaaaagaagaaaactatACCAGATTGAGCTCTAGCGGGATACACGCATTGATTCATGGATGGAATGAGACAAGCCGCTAAAAGTGTGGATGAAGCAACATTAGGAGCAGTGAGACAACTCTGCACTAACATGAGTACATCTTCTCAAGACGGTTCGGAATTTTGTAGTCTCAGTGAGAAGTGTCTGATAATATTGGAGATGTTGATGGTTATCTAGTTTGGTCCTAGGAACTATGGGTGGTGATGGAATCCATGGGGGAATTGGATCTATTGGTTCAATTGGTGGTCCTCGTCCTGGTGGTGGGCTTGGTGGCCTGAATAATCGATAATTAACGTTGGCTATTTCATGCTGTACCAAGCATCTCTCCATAGAATCAAAAAGACAAAGACCCAATATTGCTTCACTTTCAATCTGGACCAATTCAATAgtaagtatatttttaaataataaaatctatgCATACTGttatatataaagtttttttttttatttctaataactaataataaatattttttaaaatgtaccTAAAACTTGAATTTCAATTGTTTTACCTTTAAGTCCGTCCTACTTGTAATACTGCATGTTGTAGCAACATGCGGAGTGCACTGTGTCACGTATTTTTTGAATACGGGAGACTCATAGGCCTCAGGTTCGCTAAGAAGACCAATATCAGCGTCTTCTGTTGGATTAATGGCCTTACCAATATCAGCATCTCTTGCATTATTAATAGCTTTGCCAATATCAGCATCTTCTGCAACTAACGTACCTATGTATAGGAATAGAGTCATTAGTATCACTCTCATTTTCTCCATATATTATATAGTTGATTTTTCTTAGCTGTGATTATGCACCTTAATTTGAGTACATTTTGGTAGGTGCTCATGTATTTATACtaatacaatattaaaaaaaaatactaatgcaAAATGTGAATTTTGTAATGTAAATATAAGAGAATCTAGGAACTGtatataaataatgtttattATACAAAAAATACGTCACCtttcaacttattatatattctgaCTCATTTGATTTCCAAGAGCTAGGAAGCATATTGTTATGAAAGAAGCATCTAGATAATTGCATTTAACCAATTGGTATTATATATAGCGTTGGCTAGCTTAGGATTGGCTAACTTAGGATATGCTGTTTGTCAATTGCCTGCGATTTTAtgattttccttttctgttatttttgGGATATTCTTCTCTGTATCACAGCGTTTTATATGCTGTCTATGTAAGCATAAGCACATAACACCTATGTACTGAGTAAGAAGGCATTGAAGAAAAtaatacaagttttttttttctctctcttgggAGGCTCCTGGTATTCGAATTCTTGGATTATCATCTGCCTTCATAACACATATGTCTTTCTATAGTCACATAATtgcattaaataataaaatatttcattgtTCTATTATAattggtaagaaaaaaaattatgttgacaCTTTCCCCCTTATTGCACCCAAACTCACCATAAATATATCCTttatatattaatgatgaactataaaatttagaaataaattaatgtaagattaattttgtaaaattattatttttatttatttattactttttttatgtaaaaaaaattaagataagtattatTATGGAACCGAGTAAgtatattttatcattacaCTAATTACTATGCAtatgcattcatttttttttatttccttttactttcctttttcttcgcttgaagagttttttttatatatatgtatattataatcATGAACAAATTGTTTAAAGTGGtaaattatgatttaaatttCCATTTAAAGAGATGTTTAATTACTTTTGAGAATTTAAatcctttaaaataaaagaatacgTTTTAGAAAAATACATAGTTGT encodes the following:
- the LOC114372625 gene encoding nodulin-22-like, with the protein product MEKMRVILMTLFLYIGTLVAEDADIGKAINNARDADIGKAINPTEDADIGLLSEPEAYESPVFKKYVTQCTPHVATTCSITSRTDLKIESEAILGLCLFDSMERCLVQHEIANVNYRLFRPPSPPPGRGPPIEPIDPIPPWIPSPPIVPRTKLDNHQHLQYYQTLLTETTKFRTVLRRCTHVSAELSHCS